From the Rhodothalassiaceae bacterium genome, one window contains:
- a CDS encoding TonB-dependent copper receptor, with amino-acid sequence MTRRFHSPCAADRLRILPFAGICALAAVPAPGIAGEDAADAPPIEEILVTGRPIAQEVTHQRPTVSSTAAADSAALLRALPGADFARIGPLTGQTWYRGLTDIRLGVRVDGVPLVPGGPNLMDPPLHYVPGPLVERIVLRRGIAPVSAGVGLNAPIEAVLKSSRFREGDEASTILDASAAWRTAEDGVSFGGIAGWQGRRLRAHVLGAFEDGDDLRVPGGRLADTAYRRTEVGLGLGVRPREDDELALDYRYHHSEAGTPALPLDVRLFRTHLAGARYSATIGRVRLETRLFGQRVRHEMDNFSMRTPPPVPAAFRLVPVESWSLGYGLKAAVTTGLAWLPTVTFGADGMATDHDLDVTNPNSPGFFVRNFHDARSRRHSFWTELLLMPTDRLELQWGLRWNHVRTSAGEVAVSAILPPPVKLLATRFNAADRTRTDDLVDSVLRASWQVDPSLVLHFGAGHRTRAPIHVERYAWLPLEITAGLADGNNHIGRIDLKPEKMWAVDGGFDLDIGWLVVSPRLFWQRIDDYIQSLPVDTTPGVIDSPVEMVSAANGDSTPLVFSNVDARIWGADLRAALRLGEHLELSATGLVTRGRRLDRADNLYRIAPDRLLIAAAWRSAGWALIAETRLVARQRRVSATNGELPTGGYAILNLRGELEVVDGVSLVAGIENLTDRRYEEHLGGFNRVRDSIVPVGARLPGAGINAFARLIVTP; translated from the coding sequence ATGACGCGACGTTTCCATTCGCCTTGCGCGGCGGACCGTCTGCGGATCCTGCCGTTTGCCGGCATCTGCGCCCTCGCCGCCGTGCCGGCGCCGGGCATCGCCGGGGAGGATGCGGCGGATGCCCCGCCGATCGAGGAGATTCTCGTCACCGGCCGGCCCATCGCCCAGGAGGTGACGCATCAGCGGCCGACGGTTTCCAGCACCGCGGCCGCCGACAGCGCCGCCCTGCTGCGGGCGCTGCCGGGGGCGGACTTCGCCCGCATCGGCCCCCTCACCGGCCAGACCTGGTACCGCGGCCTGACCGACATCCGGCTCGGCGTGCGGGTGGACGGCGTGCCGCTGGTGCCGGGCGGGCCCAATCTGATGGACCCGCCGCTGCACTATGTGCCGGGTCCGCTCGTCGAGCGCATCGTGCTGCGCCGGGGCATCGCGCCGGTGAGCGCGGGCGTCGGACTCAACGCCCCGATCGAGGCGGTCCTGAAATCGAGCCGGTTCCGGGAGGGTGACGAAGCCTCCACCATCCTTGATGCGAGCGCGGCCTGGCGCACGGCGGAGGACGGCGTGTCCTTCGGCGGCATCGCCGGCTGGCAGGGGCGGCGCCTGCGCGCCCATGTGCTGGGCGCCTTCGAGGACGGCGACGACCTCCGGGTCCCGGGCGGGCGGCTGGCGGACACCGCCTACCGGCGCACCGAGGTCGGTCTCGGGCTGGGCGTGCGGCCGAGGGAGGACGACGAGCTCGCCCTCGACTACCGCTACCACCACAGCGAAGCGGGCACGCCGGCGCTGCCCCTCGATGTCCGTCTCTTCCGCACCCATCTTGCGGGCGCGCGCTACAGCGCGACCATCGGACGCGTGAGGCTCGAGACGCGCCTGTTCGGGCAGCGGGTGCGGCATGAGATGGACAATTTCTCGATGCGTACGCCCCCGCCCGTGCCGGCGGCCTTCCGGCTGGTACCGGTCGAATCCTGGAGCCTCGGATACGGCCTCAAGGCCGCGGTCACGACGGGTCTCGCCTGGCTGCCGACGGTGACCTTCGGCGCGGACGGGATGGCGACGGATCACGATCTCGACGTCACCAATCCGAACAGCCCGGGCTTCTTCGTCCGCAATTTCCATGACGCGCGCAGCCGCCGGCACTCCTTCTGGACGGAGCTTCTGCTCATGCCGACGGACCGGCTGGAGCTGCAGTGGGGGCTGCGCTGGAACCATGTGCGCACGAGCGCGGGCGAGGTCGCGGTCAGCGCCATCCTGCCGCCGCCCGTCAAGCTGCTGGCGACGCGGTTCAACGCGGCGGATCGCACCCGCACCGACGACCTCGTCGACAGCGTCCTGCGCGCGAGCTGGCAGGTCGATCCGTCGCTCGTCCTCCATTTCGGCGCCGGCCACCGCACCCGCGCACCCATCCATGTCGAGCGCTACGCCTGGCTGCCGCTCGAGATCACGGCGGGGCTCGCCGACGGCAACAACCACATCGGGCGCATCGATCTGAAGCCGGAGAAGATGTGGGCGGTGGACGGCGGCTTCGACCTCGACATCGGCTGGCTCGTGGTCTCGCCGCGCCTCTTCTGGCAGCGGATCGACGACTACATCCAGTCCCTGCCCGTCGACACGACCCCCGGGGTCATCGACAGCCCGGTCGAGATGGTGAGCGCCGCGAACGGCGATTCCACGCCGCTCGTCTTCTCCAATGTGGACGCGCGGATATGGGGGGCCGACCTGCGGGCTGCGCTGCGCCTTGGCGAACATCTCGAGCTTTCGGCCACGGGCCTCGTCACCCGCGGCCGCCGGCTCGACCGCGCCGACAACCTATACCGCATCGCCCCCGACCGGCTGCTCATCGCCGCCGCCTGGCGAAGCGCGGGCTGGGCGCTGATCGCGGAAACGCGGCTGGTCGCGCGGCAGCGGCGCGTGTCGGCGACGAACGGGGAGCTGCCGACGGGCGGCTACGCGATCCTCAATCTGCGCGGCGAGCTCGAGGTCGTGGACGGCGTCTCTCTGGTCGCCGGCATAGAAAACCTCACCGACCGCCGCTACGAGGAGCATCTGGGCGGCTTCAACCGGGTGCGCGACAGCATCGTGCCGGTGGGTGCGCGGCTGCCGGGTGCCGGGATCAACGCCTTCGCGCGGCTCATCGTGACGCCGTAG
- a CDS encoding thioredoxin family protein has product MMRAISMASWPAALATLALAALLAAAPRAQAHPMPGAPAPAFTAADIDGRTVDLAAFKGRIVVLEWTNHECPYTIKHYRSGNMQRLQREATERFGAVWIQIVSSAPGKQGYVTADEARRLNAERGAYVTHVVLDPDGRIGRLYHARTTPHMFVIAPDGTLAYMGAIDDRPTADVADIAGARNYVRAALEAVAAGRPVPEPSTRPYGCTVKYAD; this is encoded by the coding sequence ATGATGAGAGCGATCAGCATGGCGTCGTGGCCGGCCGCCCTCGCCACCCTGGCTCTGGCCGCGCTTCTCGCGGCGGCACCGCGCGCACAGGCGCATCCGATGCCGGGCGCACCGGCGCCGGCCTTCACCGCTGCCGACATCGACGGCCGCACCGTGGATCTCGCCGCCTTCAAGGGCCGGATCGTGGTGCTGGAGTGGACCAACCACGAATGCCCCTACACCATCAAGCATTACCGGAGCGGCAACATGCAGCGCCTCCAGCGCGAGGCGACGGAGCGCTTCGGGGCGGTGTGGATCCAGATCGTCTCCTCGGCGCCCGGCAAGCAGGGCTACGTGACGGCGGACGAGGCCCGGCGGCTGAACGCCGAACGTGGCGCCTACGTCACCCATGTGGTGCTGGACCCCGACGGGCGGATCGGCCGTCTCTACCACGCGCGCACGACGCCGCACATGTTCGTGATCGCGCCCGACGGCACGCTCGCCTACATGGGTGCCATCGACGACCGGCCGACCGCTGATGTCGCGGACATCGCAGGTGCCCGCAACTACGTGCGCGCGGCGCTGGAGGCGGTCGCGGCCGGCCGCCCGGTCCCCGAGCCATCGACGCGCCCCTACGGCTGTACCGTCAAATACGCGGACTGA
- the motA gene encoding flagellar motor protein MotA → MFVIIGFIVVLVMVFGGFILSGGKFEIILHALPHELMVIFGGAVGGFIIANQMGVIKGAVQGIIKDLKGPKWTAQDYKDLLSLLFVLIKTMRTKGVVAVEQHIEKPEESKIFNHFPRLAADHHLVAFITDYLRMVTMNFEDPHQMEDAMDKDIEKHEKEAHEPQHALQIMADGFPAIGIVAAVLGIIKTMASINEPVEVLGRLVGGALTGTFLGIFLSYLLVSPLAQRFHQILAEEHQMYHVVKAVLVSFLHGNAPQIAIEIGRRTVPGHMQPSFAEVEEALAEIPPDLA, encoded by the coding sequence ATGTTCGTCATCATCGGCTTCATCGTCGTGCTCGTGATGGTGTTCGGGGGGTTCATCCTCTCGGGCGGCAAGTTCGAGATCATCCTGCACGCCCTGCCGCACGAGCTGATGGTGATCTTCGGCGGCGCGGTCGGCGGCTTCATCATCGCCAACCAGATGGGCGTCATCAAGGGCGCCGTCCAGGGCATCATCAAGGACCTCAAGGGCCCCAAGTGGACCGCCCAGGACTACAAGGACCTGCTCTCGCTGCTCTTCGTTCTCATCAAGACGATGCGCACCAAGGGCGTCGTGGCCGTGGAGCAGCACATCGAAAAACCAGAGGAATCCAAGATCTTCAATCACTTCCCCCGCCTTGCGGCGGACCACCATCTGGTCGCCTTCATCACCGATTATCTGCGGATGGTGACGATGAACTTCGAGGATCCGCACCAGATGGAAGACGCGATGGACAAGGACATCGAAAAGCACGAGAAGGAGGCGCACGAGCCGCAGCACGCCCTGCAGATCATGGCCGACGGCTTCCCCGCCATCGGCATCGTCGCGGCGGTGCTCGGGATCATCAAGACGATGGCCTCGATCAACGAGCCGGTCGAGGTGCTGGGCCGGCTGGTCGGCGGTGCGCTGACCGGCACCTTCCTCGGCATCTTCCTGTCCTACCTGCTGGTCTCGCCGCTGGCGCAGCGCTTTCACCAGATCCTCGCCGAAGAGCACCAGATGTATCACGTGGTGAAAGCCGTGCTCGTGTCCTTCCTGCACGGCAATGCGCCGCAGATCGCGATCGAGATCGGCCGGCGCACGGTTCCGGGCCACATGCAGCCGAGCTTCGCCGAGGTCGAGGAGGCGCTGGCCGAGATCCCGCCCGATCTCGCCTGA
- the paaX gene encoding phenylacetic acid degradation operon negative regulatory protein PaaX: MRGERARLQSPAARRGTTAGPEDPAAEADLRAFVGGLRPRAKALIATIFGDALLPIGGGIWLKDLIRLTRPFGVSERLARTAVFRLRADGWLDAERVGRESFYRLTEHGLHSFLFAAQRIYALPETQWDGRWSVAILSPDMAPARRERLVKAAGWTGFAAAGRHLLIHPSARQSTALRSIVSDLDLAGEVLLLEGQDLSALPPARVGRIVARFWALESLAGLYREFVARFRPHLQALGRRGGEIGGQQAFVLRTLLIHEYRRILLKDPALPLALLPEDWPGREAALLARDLYRLLALPAQNWVLRGIRLDRLKDRPNDGFFARFGGL, encoded by the coding sequence ATGCGAGGCGAACGCGCAAGGCTGCAAAGCCCTGCCGCAAGGCGCGGGACGACGGCGGGGCCCGAGGATCCGGCCGCGGAGGCCGATCTGCGCGCCTTCGTCGGGGGATTGCGGCCGCGGGCGAAGGCGCTGATCGCCACCATCTTCGGCGATGCGCTGCTGCCCATCGGCGGCGGCATCTGGCTCAAGGACCTGATCCGCCTCACGCGCCCCTTCGGCGTCTCCGAGCGGCTGGCCCGCACGGCCGTCTTCCGCCTCAGGGCCGACGGCTGGCTCGATGCCGAGCGCGTCGGGCGCGAGAGCTTCTACCGCCTCACCGAGCACGGGCTGCACTCCTTTCTGTTCGCCGCCCAGCGCATCTACGCGCTTCCCGAGACGCAGTGGGACGGACGCTGGAGCGTCGCGATCCTCTCGCCCGACATGGCGCCGGCGCGGCGCGAAAGGCTCGTCAAGGCGGCGGGATGGACGGGGTTCGCCGCCGCCGGCCGGCATCTCCTCATCCATCCGAGCGCCCGCCAGTCGACGGCCCTGCGCAGCATCGTCAGCGATCTCGATCTTGCCGGCGAGGTGCTGCTGCTCGAAGGCCAGGACCTCTCCGCCCTGCCGCCGGCACGCGTGGGCCGCATCGTCGCCCGCTTCTGGGCGCTCGAATCGCTCGCCGGTCTCTACCGCGAATTCGTCGCCCGCTTCCGCCCGCATCTGCAGGCGCTCGGACGGCGCGGCGGCGAGATCGGCGGCCAGCAGGCCTTCGTGCTGCGCACCCTGCTGATCCACGAATACCGGCGCATCCTTCTCAAGGACCCGGCCCTGCCGCTGGCGCTGCTTCCGGAGGACTGGCCGGGCCGCGAGGCGGCGCTGCTTGCGCGCGACCTCTACCGCCTGCTCGCGCTGCCCGCCCAGAACTGGGTTTTGCGCGGCATCCGCCTCGACCGGCTCAAGGACCGGCCGAATGACGGCTTTTTTGCGCGCTTCGGCGGGCTGTAG
- a CDS encoding 2-(1,2-epoxy-1,2-dihydrophenyl)acetyl-CoA isomerase — protein sequence MHAARELRRIGRKETAVDETARQDDAPALLSWDGEVPDLAIITLNRPERLNAFTVAMHERLVALLDEVETRPARALVITGAGRGFCAGQDLSDRAVKPGESAPDLGESLEKRYNPLVRRLVNAAFPVIAAVNGVAAGAGANIALACDIVLAARSARFIEPFCNLGLVPDSGGSWHLPRHVGLARALGLALTGDPLPAEQAESWGLIWRAVDDERLMEEALALARRLAQGPTAGYARIKRAIRTACEQGLDAQLDLERDLQRAAGASADYREGVAAFLEKRKPRFTGR from the coding sequence GTGCATGCCGCACGCGAGCTGCGGCGGATCGGACGCAAGGAGACGGCCGTGGACGAGACTGCCCGACAGGACGACGCCCCCGCCCTTCTTTCCTGGGACGGAGAGGTTCCCGATCTCGCGATCATCACGCTCAACCGGCCGGAGCGGCTGAACGCCTTCACCGTCGCCATGCACGAGCGGCTTGTGGCGCTGCTCGACGAGGTGGAGACGCGGCCGGCGCGCGCGCTGGTGATCACCGGCGCCGGGCGCGGCTTCTGCGCGGGCCAGGACCTCTCGGACCGCGCGGTCAAGCCGGGCGAGTCGGCGCCCGATCTCGGCGAATCCCTGGAAAAGCGTTACAACCCGCTCGTGCGTCGGCTGGTGAATGCAGCATTTCCGGTGATCGCGGCGGTGAACGGGGTCGCCGCCGGTGCGGGCGCCAACATCGCGCTCGCCTGCGACATCGTGCTCGCCGCGCGCTCGGCCAGGTTCATCGAGCCCTTCTGCAATCTCGGTCTCGTCCCCGATTCGGGCGGAAGCTGGCATCTGCCGCGCCACGTCGGCCTTGCGCGCGCGCTGGGACTCGCGCTCACGGGCGACCCGCTGCCGGCGGAACAGGCCGAATCCTGGGGGCTCATCTGGCGGGCCGTCGATGACGAGCGGCTGATGGAGGAGGCGCTGGCGCTCGCGCGCCGGCTCGCGCAAGGTCCGACGGCCGGCTACGCCAGGATCAAGCGGGCGATCCGGACGGCCTGCGAACAGGGGCTGGATGCCCAGCTCGATCTCGAGCGGGATCTGCAGCGCGCGGCCGGCGCGAGCGCCGATTACCGGGAGGGCGTCGCGGCCTTCCTCGAAAAGCGCAAGCCCCGGTTCACGGGCCGCTGA
- the paaN gene encoding bifunctional aldehyde dehydrogenase/enoyl-CoA hydratase — protein MLEIANYIAGSWQAPAEAGRRVMRHAATGEEIAVCSAAGVDFAAAHAHAREVGGPNLRRLTFHQRARMIKELALFLNGHKDALYALNGATGATRKDGWFDIDGGIQTLFVHASKGRRELPDKRIAIDGAIERTSREGSFLGQHVHVPRPGVAVQINAFNFPVWGMLEKLAPQIIAGLPVIIKPATPTAFLAHRCFELIIESGILPEGAVQFVAGGLGDLLDRLDCQDVVAFTGSAATARQLRAHPHLLEAGVPVLAETDSLNAAVLAPDAEPGTPEFDIFVKEVVREITVKAGQKCTAVRRALVPAAHLEAARAAIVARLEKVVVGHPDSEKATMGALVGLSQREEVRENVRRLMEEAEIVFGDPDHVEVVDADPEHGAFMSPILLQVADGLKAERIHETEAFGPVATLVPYRDLDEAAAIVNRGGGSLVSSLFTFSGDTAREMVERIGPFNGRLYIVNRDSAKEATGHGSPLPHLVHGGPGRAGGSEELGGVRAVFHYMQRTAIQGSPDILTAVTGRWVPGARRITDRAHPFTRDFDSLEIGETVVTPEREVTLADIEHFAEFTGDTFYAHMDEEAARANPFFDGRVAHGYLLLSFAAGLFVEPSPGPVLANTGLDGLRFMKPVYPGTRIHVELTVKDKTPRNEEYGEVRWHVRIVDDAGETCAEYELLTMNARRAALEKAAE, from the coding sequence ATGCTTGAGATCGCAAATTATATTGCAGGCAGCTGGCAGGCGCCGGCCGAGGCGGGCAGGCGGGTCATGCGGCATGCGGCCACCGGCGAGGAGATCGCGGTCTGCTCGGCCGCCGGTGTGGATTTCGCGGCCGCGCACGCCCATGCGCGCGAGGTGGGCGGCCCCAATCTGAGGCGGCTCACCTTTCATCAGCGCGCACGCATGATCAAGGAGCTCGCGCTCTTTCTGAACGGGCACAAGGACGCGCTTTATGCCCTCAACGGCGCGACGGGTGCCACCCGCAAGGACGGCTGGTTCGACATCGACGGCGGCATCCAGACGCTGTTCGTCCATGCCTCGAAGGGCCGGCGCGAGCTGCCGGACAAGCGCATCGCCATCGACGGCGCCATCGAGCGCACCTCGCGCGAAGGCAGCTTCCTCGGCCAGCATGTGCATGTGCCGCGGCCCGGTGTCGCCGTGCAGATCAACGCCTTCAACTTCCCCGTCTGGGGCATGCTGGAGAAGCTCGCCCCCCAGATCATCGCCGGCCTGCCGGTGATCATCAAGCCCGCGACCCCGACCGCCTTTCTCGCCCACCGCTGCTTCGAACTCATCATCGAAAGCGGCATCCTGCCCGAGGGAGCCGTCCAGTTCGTGGCCGGCGGGCTGGGCGATCTGCTGGACCGGCTGGACTGCCAGGACGTCGTCGCCTTCACCGGCTCGGCCGCGACCGCACGCCAGCTGCGCGCCCACCCGCATCTGCTGGAGGCCGGCGTGCCGGTGCTGGCGGAGACCGATTCGCTCAACGCCGCGGTGCTGGCGCCCGATGCGGAACCGGGCACGCCGGAATTCGACATCTTCGTGAAAGAGGTCGTGCGCGAGATCACGGTGAAGGCCGGGCAGAAGTGCACGGCGGTGCGCCGGGCGCTGGTGCCGGCCGCGCATCTGGAGGCCGCGCGCGCGGCGATCGTGGCACGTCTTGAGAAGGTCGTCGTCGGCCATCCCGACAGCGAGAAGGCCACCATGGGTGCGCTGGTGGGGCTCTCCCAGCGCGAGGAGGTGCGCGAGAACGTCCGCCGGCTGATGGAGGAGGCCGAGATCGTCTTCGGCGATCCCGACCATGTGGAGGTGGTGGATGCCGATCCCGAGCACGGCGCCTTCATGAGCCCGATCCTGCTTCAGGTGGCGGACGGGCTGAAGGCCGAGCGCATCCACGAGACGGAGGCCTTCGGGCCGGTGGCGACCCTCGTGCCCTACCGCGATCTCGACGAGGCGGCGGCCATCGTCAACCGCGGCGGCGGCTCGCTGGTCTCCTCGCTCTTCACCTTCTCGGGCGATACCGCGCGCGAGATGGTGGAGCGGATCGGACCCTTCAACGGCCGGCTCTACATCGTCAACCGCGACAGCGCGAAGGAGGCCACCGGCCACGGCTCGCCGCTGCCGCATCTCGTCCACGGCGGGCCGGGGCGCGCCGGCGGCAGCGAGGAGCTGGGCGGCGTGCGCGCCGTCTTCCACTACATGCAGCGCACGGCCATCCAGGGCAGCCCGGATATCCTCACCGCCGTCACGGGGCGCTGGGTGCCCGGCGCGCGGCGGATCACGGACCGCGCGCATCCGTTCACCCGCGATTTCGACAGCCTCGAGATCGGCGAGACCGTGGTGACCCCCGAGCGCGAGGTCACGCTCGCCGACATCGAGCATTTCGCGGAATTCACCGGTGACACCTTCTACGCCCACATGGACGAGGAGGCGGCCAGGGCCAACCCCTTCTTCGACGGGCGCGTGGCCCACGGCTATCTGCTGCTGTCCTTCGCGGCCGGGCTGTTCGTCGAGCCCAGCCCCGGTCCCGTGCTGGCGAATACGGGGCTCGACGGCCTGCGCTTCATGAAGCCCGTCTATCCGGGCACGCGGATCCATGTGGAGCTCACCGTCAAGGACAAGACCCCGCGCAACGAGGAATACGGCGAGGTGCGCTGGCATGTGCGGATCGTCGACGATGCGGGAGAGACCTGCGCCGAATACGAGCTGCTGACCATGAACGCCCGGCGTGCGGCCCTCGAAAAGGCGGCGGAGTAG
- a CDS encoding acetyl-CoA acetyltransferase, translating to MSVRDAYLCDGIRTPIGRYGGALAGVRADDLAAHPIRVLMERNADVDWAALDDVIYGCANQAGEDNRNVARMAALIAGLPTDVPGVTVNRLCGSSLEAVLLAARAIRLGEMDLVIAGGVESMSRAPFVMPKAETAFSRKAEIYDTTIGWRFVNPLIERQYGIDSMPETAENVAEEFGISREDQDAFALRSQQRAAAAMERGRLAKEIAPVTIPQRRGDPVVVDRDEHPRPDTTLEKLAKLPTPFRANGTVTAGNASGVNDGAAALLVASGEAVKRFGLKPVARIVGGAVAGVEPRIMGIGPAPATKKLMARLGLRIEDFDVIELNEAFAAQSLAVLRMLGLPDDAPHVNPNGGAIALGHPLGMSGARLVLTAMRELEEREDARLALCTMCIGVGQGIAAVIEKI from the coding sequence ATGAGCGTGCGGGACGCCTATCTGTGTGACGGCATTCGAACGCCGATCGGCCGCTACGGCGGGGCGCTGGCGGGCGTGCGGGCGGATGATCTGGCCGCCCATCCCATCAGGGTGCTCATGGAGCGCAACGCGGATGTGGACTGGGCGGCGCTGGACGACGTCATCTACGGCTGCGCCAACCAGGCGGGCGAGGACAACCGCAATGTCGCGCGCATGGCGGCGCTGATCGCGGGCCTGCCCACCGACGTGCCGGGGGTGACGGTGAACCGGCTGTGCGGCTCCTCGCTGGAGGCGGTGCTGCTCGCCGCCCGCGCCATCCGGCTCGGCGAGATGGATCTCGTGATCGCGGGCGGGGTCGAGAGCATGTCGCGCGCGCCCTTCGTGATGCCGAAGGCCGAGACCGCCTTCTCGCGCAAGGCCGAGATCTACGACACGACCATCGGCTGGCGCTTCGTCAATCCCCTGATCGAGCGCCAGTACGGCATCGATTCCATGCCCGAGACGGCCGAAAACGTCGCCGAGGAATTCGGGATCTCGCGCGAGGACCAGGACGCCTTCGCGCTGCGCTCCCAGCAGCGGGCGGCGGCCGCCATGGAACGCGGTCGGCTGGCGAAGGAGATCGCGCCGGTCACGATCCCGCAGCGCAGGGGCGATCCCGTCGTCGTGGACCGCGACGAGCATCCGCGCCCGGACACGACGCTGGAAAAGCTCGCGAAACTGCCGACTCCCTTCCGGGCGAACGGCACGGTGACCGCCGGCAACGCCTCCGGCGTCAATGACGGCGCGGCGGCCCTGCTGGTGGCGAGCGGCGAGGCGGTCAAGCGCTTCGGCCTGAAGCCCGTCGCCCGCATCGTCGGCGGCGCGGTGGCCGGCGTGGAGCCGCGGATCATGGGCATCGGCCCGGCGCCTGCGACGAAGAAGCTGATGGCGCGTCTCGGCCTCAGGATCGAGGACTTCGATGTCATCGAGCTGAACGAGGCCTTCGCCGCCCAGTCGCTTGCGGTGCTGCGCATGCTCGGGCTGCCCGATGACGCGCCGCATGTGAACCCGAACGGCGGCGCGATCGCCCTGGGGCACCCCTTGGGCATGTCGGGCGCGCGGCTGGTGCTGACCGCCATGCGCGAGCTGGAGGAACGGGAAGACGCGCGGCTTGCGCTGTGCACCATGTGCATCGGCGTCGGCCAAGGTATCGCTGCCGTGATCGAAAAGATCTGA